The sequence GCAATCGACTTGCCGAGAGAAGTCTTGCCGACTCCGGGAGGTCCGACAAAGCACAAGATAGGATGGCGCATTTCACCTTCCTGTTTGAACTTTCGCACGGAGAGATATTCGAGTATCCTGTCCTTGACCTTGTCCAGACCATAGTGGTCTTCGTTGAGTGTTTTGTGGACCATCGGTATGTCGAGGTTGTCGATCGTATATGTCTCCCACGGCAGGCTGATTAGCCAGTCGATGTATGTCCGGGCAACCGTATACTCCGGCGCAGCAGGAGACATGTGGCTGAGTCTGTCGAGCTCCCTGGCAGCCTCTTTCTCGGCTTCCTCGGGCATCTTGGACTCAGTAATCTTCTTGCGCAGTTCCTCTACCTCGGCTGTCCGTTCATCACTCTCGCCAAGCTCTTTTTGGATAGCCTTCATCTGCTCGCGCAGGTAATATTCACGCTGCATCTTGCCCATCTCGGAGTGGACTTCAGACTGAATTTTGCTCCCAAGTTCGAGCACCTCGACCTCGCGCATGAGTATCGCGAGCAGCTTGTGGAGCCTTTCACGGGTGCCGACTGTCTCCAGCAGTTCCTGTTTCTCGGAAATCTCTATCGGCAGGTGCAGTGCTATGGTATCAGCCAGAACACCCGGCTTCGTGATGGCGGTCACAACACCCTGCAGTTCGTCGGGAAGATTCGGCGATAGAGTCACAACCTTCTGGAATGCAGTGCCGACATTGCGCTTAAGGGCTTCGATCTCGACCTCTTCTTCATCAGCCCAGTCGATGACATCCGGCATCTCTTCGACTTTGACACGTATATATGGCTCAGTCTGAATGCACTCGACCATTCTGATGCGCTTGAGACCCTGCACTATCAAGCGCTGGTGCTCGGGAAGACGCAGCATTGTATGAATCGCAGCGACAACGCCCACAGGATAGATATCCGAAAACTGAGGCGCCTCAATATTCGGGTCTTTCAGGGTCGCGAGCGCGATCATGCGTGTATCGCTGACGACGGCGTCATCAACCAGCTTCATCGAACTTTCGCGTGAAACGATGAGCGGCATCACCACCATCGGGAATAGTACAGTATCCTTTATAGGAAGAAGACTCAGCTCTTCAGGTGTTTCTATGGAACGGCTGCCGACGCCCTCGCCCTCTGGGCTCAAAACGTTATCGGCTTCCAGTATTGTAGTCTCCAAAACTAACCTCCAGATATATTAAACAGCCGGCGGTCGGCCGACTGATAACAGACGACAAAAATTAATCCTCTATCTCTATCCGCTTAGGCTGCAATTGCTCCAGTTTGGGCAGTGTAACCTTCAAAAACCCGTCCTTGTAATTGGCAGTGAGCTTGTTTCGATCAAACTTGACCTCAGCGGGCAGGGATATTATTCGCTCGAACGGGCCGTAATATATCTCAAGCTGGTGATATCTGATCCTTTGACTCTTGTCATCGTCACACTCCACACGGACTCCCCTCAACGTTAAGAACCTGCCATCCCCAGAGATCGACAGCTCTATTTGTCCAGGCTCAAGACCCGCGGCGCATACTTTTACCACGACCGCATCGGCTGTCTCATACACATCCACTCTTGGCGACCATACCTCGCCGGATGTGCTGGATATACGAAACATTTGCAACAGCATATCATCAGATACTCGACGCATCTCACGCTCCAGTTCCTCAAGCATCTCATCATAGGACTTGAAAATCATTAAAACCACCTTACCTGGCGGCGCAAATAATGCAAATGGCCGCTCCCAGAGGACAATTCTAGCAGGAGATTACCCACTTTACAAGTTCAACCCAACACATGCAATGATATTGCGTAACTGCTCA comes from bacterium and encodes:
- a CDS encoding Hsp20/alpha crystallin family protein, translating into MIFKSYDEMLEELEREMRRVSDDMLLQMFRISSTSGEVWSPRVDVYETADAVVVKVCAAGLEPGQIELSISGDGRFLTLRGVRVECDDDKSQRIRYHQLEIYYGPFERIISLPAEVKFDRNKLTANYKDGFLKVTLPKLEQLQPKRIEIED